The Streptomyces sp. 11x1 genomic sequence GCGGGCCATATCCGCGGCTGAGGACGGACTTCTCCACGAAGGCGACCCAGGGTTTGGCGGTCATGGAGCTGGTGCTCGGTGAGGGGCGGACGTTCCGTCAGGCCGCTGCGGTCCTCGGGATGAGCCTGACGACTGCTTGGCGCCGCTATCACTTCGTTTTGGACTGGCTGCTTCCCGAGCAGTACGGCCTGCGATCTCGTCGCCTCCCGCCGCAGCGCGGCACCCGAGCCTGCCCCCGTGGCCGGCCGTTCATCGCCGAACTTGACGGCCCCGGCGGACCGCTTCACCGAGAAGGGAATTGATCGATGACTGCAACCAACCCCCGCGACAAGGCGAGCGCTGTGCTGTGGCTCGCGGCGGGCAAGTCCCAGCGGGCTGCGGCTGAGGCGGCGGGTGTCGCGCCGGGAACGGTCGGTCGGTGGCGCCGTGATCCCGTGTTCGCGGCGGAGGTCGAGCGGATGCGCGCCGTGTGGGTGGAGAAGTCGAACGACGGCCTGGCCCTGCTCGACCACATGGACGAGGTGGAGCGGCGGCTGCGCCCGGGTTCTCCGGTGCGGGTGGAGGGTGGTCGGTGGCATGTGACGGTGTCGATTCCGTCGGGTGCGTCGGCGCGGCGGGTCGAGCGGCTGACGGCGCGTGCGATCGCTCGGGGGATGCGTGCGCTTCGGGAGGCGGAGGGCCGGTGAGGCTGAAGTGGCCGGCGGGTTCGGTTGCGCCTTTGTTCGTGCGGGCTGCCGAGGGGCGTTTGCGGTGCGGTTCGGATCCGGAGGCGTATCACCAGCGCGGCACGTCGCCCGAGGCTGCTGAGGGGTTGTGTCGGGGCTGCGCTTTCGTGGTGCCGTGCCTGGCGTATGCGCTGGAGAACCGGGAGCTGTCCGGTGTGTGGGGTGGTTGGACGGCGGAGCAGCGGGATGCGGAGCGTGCTCGTCGTGTGGTGGAGGTGGCGTAGTCGACGGCGCTTGTTGTCTGTACTAGACAAGGCGGAGGCCCGGCCCTGGGAGACAGGGACCGGGCCTTTTGCCGTGACCACACCTTCGAACGCGATCCCATTCTAGACCATTTGTGCAGGTGAAAGGCGTAGAATGCTTGCAGCTATTCGGTCTGCCGTGACGTGAATAGCGGCCATCGAGCGAGGGAGACGCATTGTGGTGACCGAACAGGAAATCGTCGAGGCCGAGCGTGCGGTCGAGGTGGCGGAGTCGAGGCTCGACACCGCCGAGGCGCATCACGCGACGGCTGGTTCGCCGACTGCTGTGACCGAGCTGCGGGCTGCTCGCGCGGATGCGAACGATGCCCGTGACCGGTTGCGCCGGCTGAAGTCGGCGTGGGCGAAGGAGCAGGCGGACGAGGCGCGTCGGGCGGCTGCTGAGGCGGTGTATCCGCAGCGGAAGCGGGAGGCGCTGGTGCAGCAGCTGGCGGATGCCCGTGACGAGGCCGCGTACGCGGTCGCCGCGCTCGACAAGGCGGCGGCTGTGGCGCTGGCGGCGGTGGCCGGGTACGGCGCCGTGGTGCGTCAGGTGTCGGGCGAGTTGCTCGGTGCGGGTCTGCGGGCGGGTGACGGCGGTGTGGACGGTGGTACGGCGGCTGGCACGGTCCATCTGGGTGGCGAGACGTGGCGGGCGGCGGATCCGGGTTCGTTGGTTGCGGCGGTGATGCAGGCCGCGGTGGCTGCGCATGATCGGCGGCATGTGTTCGCTCAGGCTCGGTGGGGGCAGATGGGCGGTCTGGTGGAGGCTCAGGCGCGGGCCGAGCTGCTGGCGCGGGCGGCCGGGCGGTGAGCGGGGATCCGTTCGCCGAGGAGTTCGGCGCGGGTGGCCCGTCCGACGATGGCGTGGGCATGGAGGCGTGGCGGATGTCGCTGCGCCTGGACGAGGCGCGTGCGGCGTTCACGGTGGCGGACCGGGACCGGCGTACGAGTCCGGTCCTCGCGGCGCTCCTCGCCCCTCTGAGCGGCTCTGAGGGTGAGGGTGTCCGGTGAGCCGCCGGAAGCCGCGTAAGCCGCGCAGACAGCGCCCTGGTGGCCGGGTGACGGTTCGGATCGAGGCCGCGCCAGGTGTTGCCGTCGAGGTGGTCCTGCCGGGCTTCTCCGGGGACGAGTACCGGCGGGCTCAGGCCAAGGCTCAGGCCGGTGACTTCCAGGCGAAGGAGATCTGGCGGCTGGTCGAGGCGACGTCTGCCGCGATCGGTCATGACCTCGACCCGTCGCAGTGGGGTGAGGCGGACTTCCTGAAGGCCGCCGATCTGCTCGGGCTTGTCGACGCGGGCACGTGGCGGGCGGACGACGATGCCGCGGTGGCGCGTCTTCTCGACGGTGAGGGAGCGTCATGAGCGACAGTGTTCGGATCACAGTCACGGCGGACGGCTCGCAGGCGCAGCGTGCGTTCCGCGACGTCAACCGCGCTATGGACGGCCTGCGTGCGCGGGCGGCCACTACGGCGGCTGGCGTCCGCATCCTCGACTCTGCGGTGGAGGGTCTGAACCGTTCCCTGACGACGCTGCGGGGGCGTACGGCGGCGGCGGATAACGCGCTGCGGGACTTCCGTACGGCGGGTATGGGTGCGAGCACGTCGATGCGGACGCTGATCACACGGCTGGATGCGGCGGACAGTCGTCTCGGTGATCTGAGTGGCCGTACGACGACGCTGCGCCGCGACATGGATGATCTCGGCGGCAGCATCGACGGCGTCAACGGCGGCCTCGGGGACCTGCGCGGCGACCTCCGCGGGCTGGCCGTGGCGGGCGACAGCGCTTCGAGTGCGCTCGGCGGTGGCGGCGGTGGTGGGGCGGCCGGTGGTGGCGGCCTGGCGGGGTCCCTGGCGGGTGTCGGTGCCGTGCTCGGCGCTTCCGTGCTGCCGTCGATCGGCGCACTGTCGCCGATGCTGTTCGGCCTGGCCGGTGTGGGTGGCGCGGCGGCGCTCGCCATGGACGGCATGAAGAAGCAGGCGAAGGAACTGAAGGGCCCGCTGGACGACTGGCGGAAGGCCGCGGAGAAGGTCGTTCTTCCGCGCACAGCGAAGGCCGTCGACACCCTCAAGGGTGCGATGAAGGATCTCACCCCGGTCATCAAGACCGGCGGGAAGGCGTTCGGGGAGATCGCGGAGTCGGCCGCGAAGTTCGCCGACAGCCCGGCGTTCAAGAGTGCGCTGATCAAGAACGTGGAGATGGGCTCCGAGTTCGTGAAGGACTTCGCGGACAACATGGGCGCCTTCACCCAGTCGTTCTTGGACTTCGGCACGAAGAGTCAGCCGACCGTGGATGCGTTGCAGAACCTCGTCGGCGGCGCGCTGGGCCGGGGCATGCCGTCCATGTTCAAGGAGCTGGAGCAGGGCATCGACGGGTCGGCGGACGTCGTCGACGGCCTGGCCTATCTGGTGAACGATTCGTTGCTGCCCAGCTTGGGGAAGGTCGCCGGGTCGTTCGCGGATTCCTTCGGTCCGTTGACGAAGGAGATGCTGACCACTGCGGGCGATCAGGTGTCGCGGCTGGCGACGCTGTTCGATGGTGCGGCTGAGGCGCTGGAGCCGTTGGCGAATGTGGGCGCAGATGCCTTCCGTGCGTTCAACGAGCTCGCGGCGATCGGTACGTCGGTGGCCGGCAGTTTCGCGAAGGAGGTCGGCGGCGCACTGTTCGAGTCGCTGACCGCTGTGGCCGGTGTCGACGTGTCGGAGTTGGACGACGGTTTCCGTGGGCTGTCGGACTGGGTGAAGGACAATCAGGGCGGTATCCGGTCGGCGATGCTGGGGGTGGCGCAGTCCATCACGTCGATGGTGACGGCCGGTGTCGAGGCGCTGCCGAAGCTGTTCAGCGCGTTCGAGCTGGTGGCTGAGGGCATCCTGCTCGGCGTCGATGGTCTGGTGTCCACGCTGGCCGGCACGTTCGGGAATCTGCCGGTGATCGGTGACACGTTCAAGGAGTGGAATACGTCGTTCGATGAGGTGGCGGGTGGGTTCCGCGACAACATGGCCGACATAGGCGGCAGCATCGACTCGCTCGTCGACGAGGCGGTCCCGCGCTTGAACCGGGCGCAGATCACGATGAGTGTGGATCAGGCCGAGGCGAGTCTGGAGCACATCAAGCAGCAGCTGAAGGACCCGGAGCTGACGAAGGAGCGGAAGGCGAAGCTGACCGCCGACAAGCAGGATGCCGAGGACGAGCTGGCGGCGGCGAAGCGGGAGCTGGCGGCGTTCGACAAGGCGAAGGCGAAGGCGGAGCTGGACGCGGACTCGGGGCCGTTCGCGGACGCGATGCGGTGGGTGAAGCAGCAGTCGATCCCGAAGAAGACCGGGATGATCGTTGCCGACACGGGCGGCTTCTGGTCGGGTGTCCGCGGGATCGCGGGCCGGGTGCTGGGCACGTCGTACATCAACGTGCAGTACCGCAACGTGGATTCGTCCGCGTCGCCGACGTTCAGGCAGGCGGACGGCGGCGTGATGCGGTTCTTCGCGGACGGCGGCCGCGAGCAGCACGTCGCACAGATCGCGCCAGCCGGATCCTGGCGGGTGTGGGGCGAGCCGGAGACCGGCGGCGAGGCGTACATTCCGCTCGCGCAGGCGAAACGTCCGCGTTCAGTGGCGATCCTGTCGGAGGTTGCGGAGCAGTTCGGGTACGGGCTGGAGCAGTACGCCAGGGGCGGGGTCACAAAGGCCGAACGCGAAGCCCGCAAGGACGCCCGCGGTGACCTGACGATCTCCCACTTCGGCCGGCGGGCCGGGTACAAGAACACCGAGTTCGCCAACGCTTTGGGTTCACCGGGCAGCCTGGGTGAACTCTCCTCCGCGTTGAACAAGTGGCGTTCCATCATCAAGAAAGCCACCCATGGCGGGCTGGAGAACAGCCTCCTCAAGCGGCTGAACAGTGCGGGTTCGGCGCTGATGAAGTACGAGAAGCAGCACGACAAGCTGTCGAAAACCCTGGAGAAGGCGAAGGCCCTCCGTGACGACGTCTCCTCCGGCCTGAAGAGCGAGGCCGGGATCGTCAAGAGTGCGAATGCTTCCGACTCGCAGGTGACGATCAACACCCTCCTGTCGCAGATGACCGGGTCCGCGGCGAACACCAAGCAGTTCTCGTCCATGCTGACGCAGCTGCGGAAGAAGGGCCTGTCCGGGGATCTCGTCAAGCAGATCGCGACCGCAGGTATCGAGGGCGGCGGCATGGAGACTGCGGCGGCGATCCTGGGCGGCGGCACCGCGGAGATCAAGAAACTGAACGACCTGCAAAAGCAGATCGGGTCCGCAGCGAAGTCCGCGGGGAACGCGGCGGCGGACGCCATGTACGGGGCCGGAATGAAGGCGGGCGAGGGGCTGATCGCCGGTTTGGAGAAGCAGCAGAAAGCGATCGAGAAGCAGATGATGAAGATCGCGAAGGCGATGGAGAAGTCCATCAAGAAGGCCCTCGGCATCAAGTCACCGTCGCAGGTGATGATGCAGGTCGGCGACTACACCGCCGAAGGCTTCGCTCTCGGCATGCGGAAGAACCGCAGCATCACCCCGGCCTGGGAGTCGATGCTCAACCAGCCCCGCACCACCATGCCCGCTGCTACGGGCCGGGCTGGCGGTGGCCGGGCTCCGGCTCCCACTGTGGTGCTGGAGATCAAGTCGGGTGGTTCGAAGGTGGATGATCTGCTCGTCGAGCTCCTGCGTAAGGCTGTCCGTAACCGTGGCGGGGATGCGCAGGCCGTCCTCGGGTACGGGCCGCCTGCTCGGCGATAGTGACCGGCAGAGCCCCCGGCGTGGCCGTCTGGCCTGTGCCGGGGGCTCCTCCCTTACTTGCCGATCTGCCACTCCACCGGCTCATCCAAATCCCCCGGCGAGTACAACACCCGCTCCGCCCGGCCGAACCCCTTCGGCACCTCGAAGAGGACGTTGCCGCGCACGCAGTCTCCGCCCTTGACCTTCGCATCCATCGGATACACCGGCGGCGGCAACTCGCTCCCGGTCATGTGGAAGGGCTCCAGCCTCGACCCGTCCTCGTAGGCCAGGGACCACGTGAACGGGGCCACCGTGATCGGCTCCTCGCCTTCGTTGCACACCTTCACCTCGACGAGGGCCAGCTTTTGCCCGTCCTGGAACAGGCCTGTCGGGCTCCTGAGGCCCTTGTCCTTGTGGGTGAGCGCGGCGGCGGAGAACTTGTTGCCGCCTGCGTCGATGTCGACCTTGTCGCCGAGCTTCAGCGTCTCCTGGCTGGGCGAGGGTGACGGGCTTGCCTTCGTGCTGCTGGCCGACGGTGTGCTGGCGGCCTTGACGACAGTGGGTGTGGGGTCGTCGTTGCGGGAGTTGGAGACGACGATGCCTGCGGTGACGATGCCGGCGATGAGTACGGCGGCTGTGCTGATGATGATCGTGTTCGTGTGGTTGCGCTTCGGCTGCTGCGGTGCCGGTGGCGCAGCAGGCGTGGACGGCGGTGTGGCGTCGCTCATGGTCCCCCCAAGGACGTACGTGTGCGTGGAGAGCATCATGAGGCCAGTGGGGAACGTACGGGCCGGTATGGCCGTCCTGTGACCCTCGGGTGTGATGCCCGGCAGTTGGCCGCCAGGGTCCTCACCAGTGATGACCCTTCTCGTTGGTCGGGCACGGCTGCGGCCCTGTTGCGCGCAATCAACCGAAGCCGCCACCAGTACGCAATCTGCTGCAATCGTCGGGCGGTCCTGCGCCATCCTGCGCATTCTGGGAACCCAACCACCCGACAGCGGAGGCGGCATGACGCTCAGGTTCCTCGGCACCACCAGCGACGACGGCGACTGCCCCACCCTGTACGAGATCGACGGCACCGACGAGATCCTCGTCCAGGGCGACCGAGAGACCGACCCCGCCCACCTCGTGCAGCTGCGCGACGTCAAGCCGTCCGAGACGTTCGTCCGCGTCCCCCGCTCCCTCCTCACCCGCTACGCACCCCGCGCCGAGGCACCCGAGCTCCAGCCGTTCACCTCGATCGCCCACCTGTTCCGCGAGTTCCGGCACACTGCCTGGCGGCTGGAGACCCGCCGCGGCTACGCATCCGACCGCAACAGCTCGAAGTGGCAGCGATGGGAGGACGGCGAGGACATCGCGGCCGAGCCCGCGAACTCCTGGCGCGACAACGTCGCCGCACAGACCGCCGCCGGGAAGCGGTTCGAGCGGGTCCGCCTCGTCGACACCCCGCCCACCGAGGGCCAGCGGTTCCTCCTCGCCAGCGCCCCGTCCAACGTGGCCGCCGGGGAGGACATCCGCAACCTCACCCGTGCCCAGGCCGTACAGCTGCGGCTGCCCGACTACGACTTCTGGCTCTTCGACTCCAAGGTGGTCGCACGGTTCGCGTTCGACGTCGAGGACAACACCCTCGGCGTGTACGTCACCGAGGACCCCGCCGAAGTCCTCGCCGCCTGCCAGGCCCGCGACGCCGCATGGCATCACGCAGTGCCTACAACGGAGTTCGCCGGGCGGGTACGTTCCGTCGTGTGACCACCGACTACCAGACCGCCCGCGAGGCCCTCGGCGCGCGCCTGCGTGAGCTTCGCGTCGAGGCCGGCCTGGAAGGCAAAGACCTCGCCGCCAGGCTGGGCTGGCAGCCGTCGAAGGTGTCCCGGCTCCAGAACGGCAAGCAGACCCCGACCCGAGAAGACCTCACCGGCTGGGCTCGGGCCATCGACCGCACGGACGCCGAGGGCGAGCTGCACGGCCTGCTCGCCGGGCTGGAGATGAAGCAGCGGCACCGTTCGTGGCGACGGCAGTTGGCCGGCGGACACCGCGGCCGCCAGGAGATCGCCGTACGGCAGACCGACGCCACCCAGGCCATCCGGGGCTTGGAGGTGTCCCGCATCCCGGGGATGTTCCAGACCCCGGAGTACGCGCGCGTCATCTTCGACAGCAACGCCGAGTTCCGTGGCATCACCCCGACGACCGACGCCGCGGTCGAGGCGCGCATGCGGCGGCAAGAGGCCTTGTACGACCCCGAGAAGACGTTCCGGTTCCTCGTGTGCGAGGCCGCCCTGTACCACCGCCCGTGCCCCGTGGCGGTGATGGCCGAACAGCTCGACCGGCTGTACAACCTCGTCGGCCAGCGCCGTATCGAGCTGGGCATCCTGCCGTTCGGGGCGCAGCTGCGGCGTACCGCCCCGCACGCCTTCTGGATCTACGACCGCCGGTTGGTGATCGTCGAGACGATCAGCGAAGAACTCTGGCTCACCGGCGAGGACGACATCGCCCTGTATGAGCGGGCGTGGGACTGGCTCGCCGAGTCCGCCGAGTACGGCCCGCCAGCCCGCCGTCTGATCGGCCGCGCACGGGCCTCTCTCGACCTCGCGTAGGCAATCCGCGGCAAGCCCTCCACCGGCCCGCGCAATCCCGCGCAATCGGCACACGGCCGCGCAATCAGGTTCCCTACGGTCCTGGCCATGGCCACACGGACCCGCAATCCGGGCACGCGCTACGCAGGCCGCGACTGGCTCGCCGACTGCGCCCCCGACCCCGATACCGTGCGCCGGGCCTGGTCGTCCGGCGAACTCGCCCTCGTGCCCTCCGGGGACCACTGGCTCGTCGTCGAGGCGCCCCTCCTGGGCAGCGTGGACGCGATGCAGCGCATGCCACCGGACCCCCTCGGCCCGGTGCTCGCCCACCCGGCTGCCGAGCGCGCCTGGTGGCTCGTTCCGACCGACGCCGCCGAATGCCTGGACGACGTCGCCCGGCTCACTGTGCGCCCGCCGGGGTGGCCGCTGTACTGCCCGCCCGTCAACCGCCCCACCAACGGCCGCGTGTGGATCGAACGCCCGCACAGCAGCGGACGGCTGACGGATCCCACCCTGCTCGGCGCCTGCTTCGGCCCGGGCGGCCGACTCCCCGCGGAGGTATCCGGATGAACCGCCAGCAGACCATGCCCGAGCCGCCCGTCACCCTCGGCCCTCCGCTGGAAGAGCCGACGCCGCCGGCGGACTGCGGTGTGTGCGCGGCACTGGTCCGGCAACGCGCCGAGGCCAGAGCGCGGGGTGATCTGTCGAGGGTGTCGGACTTCAACGTGGAGATCCGGGCGCACCACGTGCCGCGCCGGAAGCGGAGGCGGTAGTCCGTGGATACCGCACAGGACACCGCGGCTCCGCGCACGATCGCCTGGTGCGGCTGGCACGACGGCCTGTCTGACACCGTCCGGCTGATACAGGTGGGCGAGACCGGGAAATTGTTCGCGTGCGAGCGCTGCCGGGTAGCGCACGACCTCGTACCGCTGGCCGATCAGCTGTGAGACATCTCCCCCAGCCGCCGCCCGTCGTCGAGCTGACGCGGGCGCAGTCGTCCGGGTGGGCGTGCTGCTTCTGCGGCAGGAAGCTGCGCCGCGGTGCCGTCAGTGCCGGCCGGGCGCAGGGCCGGGCGGGCGCCCACGATCTGAGCGTCGAGGTGTACGCATGCCCGGTCTGCGCGGGCACCGTCCAGCCCGCCACGGACTGATAGACCCCCGCCCGTCCCTGCACCCCGTGAGACCTGGGGCGGGCGGGACCAGGCACCGACCGGTACCGTCTCCTGGCCGGAGCGCCGCTGCCGATGGCCGACGAACTATTCGTCGCCGAGCAAGCCTCGCCGGTTGAGTTTCTCTACTGCGGCCTGCTCTCCCTCGGCCTCCAAGGTCGATGCGATGCTGGCTTGTGTCCTCACCACTTCCGTCTTCGCCACTGCTTCGCCAGTGGCCTGACCAGCCCGCTGACCAAAGAAGAAGGCGACGATCGCCGTCAGCAGCGGCGACACAATGGCGAGTACCGCGATGAGGCGGGCGTTCGGGTCGTACCCTCCCCGTGCCTGCGGCGGCAGGTTGCCACCCGACGGCGTGGGCGCAACCGTCGGCACGGGGTCGCCGAGCCTCGGGGGATCGTTCGCGCCGAAGGCGACGAGGCCAGCAAGGATCCCGAAGATGAGCAAAACGATGATCGCCAACGTGGGAGCCACCCAACGCGGCATCGGGGTATGCACAGAGGTCTCCTTCCAAGCGCGAGCCCCCAAGTCAGCAGCAGTACAGCTGCGCTCCCGTAGCCCTGCCCGCCAGCCGCAGCTAAACGGGGGAAGCTGCCAGTTCGGCATACGTTCGGGCACCGTGGCTGTAGGACCGAGGAAGCATCGCAGTTGAGCGGAGTTCCTGGCGTCCCAGAGACAGCGCTCCTTCTCCCGTCTGCGTGGGCGGTCACTCGTCCGAGACCAGTTCGTCGGGCTCCAAGGAGAAGAAGATCACGAAGGCGTCATCCCCCTCATCGGCTCGCTTCACGGAGCTGTCGTACAGGTGGTTGAACAGTTGCTGCCTGCTGTGCCCGGGCAGAGGCGCCACGCTGCCCTCGAATGTGGCCAGCTCGAAATACTTGCCCTTCGCCCACGCGAGGGTCAGCACGTAGTGCCAGCGCTTGCGCACGAGCTCGCGCGTCATGTTCCACCGGGCCTTTTCTCCGTACGAGCCGACGCGAACAGTGCCCGCAACTGCTCGCGCTGCTCCGGCCGAAGACGCGGCGCGGCATCGACCAGACGGCGAGCCGCTTCGACAGCGGCCGGACCGAGTCGGCGCTCCGCTTCCTTGAGGGAGAACTCCGGCGGGGGGGCACGCCGTATCCCGCTCGGCCGCCCGGCGGGCCTGCAGGCGGGCCGCAGCTGGCGCGAGGATCGGCCGGAGCCGGCCGATCAGGTCGGCCCTGTCCTCGGCGGGGGCGTTCATGAAGTCGCGGACGGCTTCGTCGACTTCTTCGCGGATGTGCTGGATGACCGCGTCACCGAGAAGCGCTCGGCGCTCCTCGCGGGTCATGCGGCGGCCGACCAGGACCGGGCGTCCGTCGCGTGGCGGGCGTGCCACTCCTGGCACTTGGCCAGGTCGTAGCGGCGGCCCTGGCCGGCGAACGGCTCGGCCGGCATGCCGGCCTTGCGCCACTGGTCGATCTGCCAGGTGGAGACGCCGTAGTACGTCTCGATCTCGCGCTGGGTCAGCAGGGGGACGAGGCCAGCCGGGAGGGGGACGCGGCGCTCACGCTTCGTTCGCTTGGCTGGTGTGTTCATGGGGCATGGCTGCCCTCGTGGCGGTGGCCGTGCCCCGCCTGATCGTGCGGTTTGCTGAGGGCATGCCACCCGGGTGGCGGCATCAAGGTGCCGGATGCCGCCGTATGGGCGACGCTGGCGTATGG encodes the following:
- a CDS encoding WhiB family transcriptional regulator; protein product: MRAAEGRLRCGSDPEAYHQRGTSPEAAEGLCRGCAFVVPCLAYALENRELSGVWGGWTAEQRDAERARRVVEVA
- a CDS encoding DUF4352 domain-containing protein, with translation MSDATPPSTPAAPPAPQQPKRNHTNTIIISTAAVLIAGIVTAGIVVSNSRNDDPTPTVVKAASTPSASSTKASPSPSPSQETLKLGDKVDIDAGGNKFSAAALTHKDKGLRSPTGLFQDGQKLALVEVKVCNEGEEPITVAPFTWSLAYEDGSRLEPFHMTGSELPPPVYPMDAKVKGGDCVRGNVLFEVPKGFGRAERVLYSPGDLDEPVEWQIGK
- a CDS encoding helix-turn-helix transcriptional regulator encodes the protein MTTDYQTAREALGARLRELRVEAGLEGKDLAARLGWQPSKVSRLQNGKQTPTREDLTGWARAIDRTDAEGELHGLLAGLEMKQRHRSWRRQLAGGHRGRQEIAVRQTDATQAIRGLEVSRIPGMFQTPEYARVIFDSNAEFRGITPTTDAAVEARMRRQEALYDPEKTFRFLVCEAALYHRPCPVAVMAEQLDRLYNLVGQRRIELGILPFGAQLRRTAPHAFWIYDRRLVIVETISEELWLTGEDDIALYERAWDWLAESAEYGPPARRLIGRARASLDLA
- a CDS encoding DUF6879 family protein encodes the protein MTLRFLGTTSDDGDCPTLYEIDGTDEILVQGDRETDPAHLVQLRDVKPSETFVRVPRSLLTRYAPRAEAPELQPFTSIAHLFREFRHTAWRLETRRGYASDRNSSKWQRWEDGEDIAAEPANSWRDNVAAQTAAGKRFERVRLVDTPPTEGQRFLLASAPSNVAAGEDIRNLTRAQAVQLRLPDYDFWLFDSKVVARFAFDVEDNTLGVYVTEDPAEVLAACQARDAAWHHAVPTTEFAGRVRSVV
- a CDS encoding helix-turn-helix domain-containing protein; amino-acid sequence: MTATNPRDKASAVLWLAAGKSQRAAAEAAGVAPGTVGRWRRDPVFAAEVERMRAVWVEKSNDGLALLDHMDEVERRLRPGSPVRVEGGRWHVTVSIPSGASARRVERLTARAIARGMRALREAEGR